The DNA region TACAATGCTTTTGTTTAGTTTAATTTATTTATTATTTTGGATAATTTATTTGTATTGTGTTGGTTTAGTATTTTGATTGTTGTTTGCTTTGCAGTGTGTTTATTTTGTGTGATGATTGTGAAAAAATATTTTTTATCAGTTAAATGCTTTTCGGTTAGTTCAATTTATTTGAGATAATCCGTTGTCGGTAATTATTGGTAAATTAGGAACTGGTAAAACATTACTTTTAACTTATTTATCGCAAACTATGAAATTATTGACAGATGAAATTTATAGTAATTATACGTTAGAAGATGATAAAGTTAAAGTTTTAACATTTAAAAATTTAGATTTTACCGATCGAACAAAACCAGTTCCACCCGATGATAGTGTTATTTTATTTGATGAAAGTTATTTGTATATTGATGGAACTAGTCCTCACGATGAGAAAAAAGTTCATAGTGGTAAAATACCGTGAATTGTTTTAGCGAGACATTTTGGTAATTGTGCGTTGTTTACTGCTCAGCGTGAGGGAATGATTTGAAACAATATTCGCCAGTTAGCAAGTGGAATTATTATTCCAATTTCATTGAAAAAACCAGTTATTAAGAAAGGGTTTAATTTTTTTAACCGTTTCTTTATTATGCGAATTGGAATTTTTCAAGATATAACAGATTATGAAATTTTAAAAACAAAATCAGTAGAACGAACAGCAGAAGGTAAGCGAGTAAAACATAAGTCGGATGTTGGGTTAGGAATTTGGTTTTTTAAAATAATTATTCCGCTTGAATTTGCTAATAAGTATGATAGTCAATGGTAAAAAATTTGTGCGTGATTTAAAAAATGATGAAATTATTGATAAAAAAGAATATTATTGGTCAGAAATCACAAAATTAAGTGTTAAAGAACGATTGGAGTTATTTGATATTGATATTTTCAAAAAGAATTTAAAATTAATTCTGTAAATGCAAGCAGTAATTTTTGCATCTTTTTACTTTTAAAAATAACATTATTTTTCGAAAATGCAACTCTTTTTTAAAAAAATTAAAATATTTTATAAATATAACTTAATTTATCCATATTTAAGCACACTAAAAAAGCATTTATTAAATTTTATACAAATAAATTGAGTAGTTAATATTATAAATGATAAACTTCGACCGTGTTTAAATTGAATAAGTGCAAAAGAAATTTTTTTACAGAATATTAAATAAATTTATTAATAAAATTTAATAAAATATTTTTTAGTGTGTTTAAATGTGGATAAAATAAAAGAAAAATTAAAATATTTTTAATTTTTTTAAATTTATGGTTGATTTTTGTAATTTTTATTATATTATTTAATTAATAAAAATTTTTTGCATTTTATTTTACATAATTCATTTTATTTAAAAAAATAGAAAATAGGTGATGCTAATGATAAAACCCAATAAACTAAAAGCATTAGTTGGTTGGCAGTATTTAGTTTCAATGCTTTTTTGGATTATTTATACTGCCGTAATTATTACATTTTTAATTTTATTTATTAATGAACGTGATCGGATTAATAATGCAAACGATGTTTCAACAACTTTAGCAGAAATTGCAGCTGGGAAAAAATCAGCTGAACAAGTGCAAGAAACATATAAGAATTTAATGAGTATTACATATCCATTAATTGATTTTTCATTATTATCCTTTAATTTTTTTGGAGAAAACAATAATGTAACCGATTGAAGTGCAGCATGAAATCAACGTGCAACAAATATTAATATGGCTTATTCATATTTATTTATTACGGGGATGATTGCCTTGATTGCGTTATGCTATTATATTGTAATTATTATTAAAATAGCACAACGTCATCGCTTTGAAGTTCGTTATGGATTATCAACAACTTTTCCAAATGATTATGTTATTTTTAATCCGCGAATGTATTTAAATTTTTTAACAAATTTAACAATAATTTTTAGTTTTTTTAACTTTTTAACAACCTTAATTACTTTAATATATGTAATTTTATTAGTATTAGTGTCATATTTCTTCTGATACCTGTTGAATCGTCAAACAGAAGTTTTAGTTTCACATAAATGATGAAAAGCAGCTAACTTTAGTTTCTTTATTACTGTTTTACTAATTCAAAATGGTTATACTTTAATTAAAGCAATGTTTGTAACAAAATTTGGTGTTGATTTAGACTTGATTGTTTCAATTATTATTCCAATTGGAACAATTACTGTTATTATTTCAGTATTTATAAAAAATATGTTATCAACAAAAGTTACTGGTGTTCGTAATGCTATTAAAACAATTGGAGCAAAAGTGAGTTCTTTTCGAATTTTCTATTATACTGAAAAAGAAAAAGCATTGGAAGACTATGCTTTTGTAACACAATTACCAACATTGGTGAAAAAACCATTATCAAATAACAACATTACTCGCGAACAAGCTTATGAGTTAATGAAAATAATTGATGAGACAGTCGCTTTCTTCGATAAACATCTTTTGAAAGAAAAAGAAAAAAATTATATGTTATATCATTTATTTAATCAAATTACAGATGTGAGTGAAATTGCAGAAATTAAAGCAAATATCTTAAAAATTGAAGAAAAACAGAAAGCAAAAAATGATAAACACTCTAAAATAATGGCTTAGAATGTTTTTTCTTCGGATAATGGTTAATTTTCATTATATAATTAATACTAGGAAAACAGGGGAAGTATGGAACCAAAAACAGTTGTTACTTTAACAGTTAAAGCAAATGATGTTAATCAAACAATTTTTAATTTTATTAAAAAAATGTTTCAAACAACTCCGTTATCAGTTATTTATAATTTATTTCGTAATAAAAAAAATTAAAGTAAATAACAAAGTAATGAAAGAACGAAATTATAAACTTCAATTAGGAGACCAAATTATTATTTTTGATAAAAATTTAGTTGTAACAGAACGAAACCAGACAGCAACTTATAATAATGTTGCACCATTACCATTATAAGTTGTTTATTAAGATGATAACATTCTTGTTGTTGATAAACCACATTGAGTAGAAATGCACTCAAAGTTTCATACTTCATTAGATGCTATGGTGCAACATTATTTAATCCAAAAAGATGAATATCATCCGCAGGATGAACAGTCATTTGTTATTTCCCATGTTCATCTATTAGCTAAATTAGCACAATGATTAGTGATATATGCAAAAAATAAAATTACATTAGATTTGTTATTAGCTAAAATTAACAAAAAAGAATTTATTGAAAAGAAATATTTAGCAAAGTGTGAAGGAATTATTCAAGAAACTGATTTTACCCTTAGTGGTTATTTATATAAAGATGAAGATAAACAAAAAATGGTTTTTACTAAAACAGAGCAATCACATGCTAAAGTAGTTAAAGCACATTTTAAAATTCAAGCTCAGATATCAAATGCAACGTGATTGGAAGCAACATTAATAACTGGCCGTAAGCATCAAATTCGTGCTTCATTAAGTTATTTATATCATCCCATTATTAATGATGTTAAATATGGAACAAAACAAGAAACAAAGAAGTATATGATTGCTTTATATTCAATAACTTTAATCTTTCATAAATTGTCAGACCATTTAAGTTATTTAAATGAAAAGATTATTAAAATTCCCAAAAATATTATAAAATAAAAATATTAGGAACGAGGTGAAGTAATTGTCAACAAGAAGAGGAATTTTTAGTATTTTAATCGGGTCTTTTACTTCGTTAATTGGAACATGTTTTCAATTTATGCTAATGTATTTATTAATTCGTAGTTATGGTTCGCAGTTTAATGGGTTTGTAAAGAATAGCGTTGCAATTGTTGCTTTTTTAGGAACAGTGGAAGGTGGCTTAGGAGCCATTACTGTTATTTTTTTAGTAAAACCATTGTTACAAAAAGATTGAATTAAAGCAAATGAAATGGTTAATACAGCAAAGCATCAATATAAAATATCAGGGTACATTGGTATTATTTTATTAATTGCAATTGCTGTTGGGTATAGTGCTTATATTTATTTATTTGAAAAAAATTTTAGTATTTTACAAAATGATGAAACAATTAGTTATCCATTATGAAAAATGATTTTAATTCTATTTATTATTGGGTCAAAAAACTTAATTGCATTATTTTGAACGGCAGCATATGAAAACTTAATGCAAGCTGATCAAAATAATCATTTACGCCGTTTAATTTTAATGATTTGTGATTTAATCTCATATTCAATTGTTTTCTACTTAATTTCAATTGCAGTGGATCCTGTTTTTGTCTTTTTAATTTTCTTACTTTATTCTGTTATGAAAGGAAATTTAGTTTATTTATTTATTAAGTTACATTATCCTTGAGTTCGTATTGCTCGCCAACGCGATAACATGCAACTAGTTAAATCAAGTAATATTGTTGTGTTTAAAAATATTGGTGAAACATTGTTAATTAATGGTGATGTTATTATTACGGCGCTGTTATTAGGGTTACGAATATCATCAACCTTATTGCTATATATGACAATTACGGTTGGAGTTCGTAGCATTATGATGATTTTAATTAATTCCTTCCGTGAGTTTTTTGCCGCATGAACAGCAAAAAATGGTCGGGTTGATTGACAGAGTTATATGAAATTTGAAACATACGCTTTTATGATAGCTGGGTTTTTGTTTGTTAACCAATTTATTTTATCACCATATTTTGTGACAACATTGTATGCGCCACAAATTATTGAACAAATTCGAACTAGTGATTCAACATTAAATCCATGAACATCACAGGAACGTGAAATTTTTAAAAGCATCTTTTATCAACCAACCTTTTCCTTATTAGTTGCTTTAAGTTCTGTTTTTATTGTATTAGCTGAACCCGCAAATGTTTTGGTATATGCTAAAGCAAATTATAAACAAACCGCAATCCCTACTTTTATTATTGGCTGTCTTAACATTGTCTTTTGTTTTTTTAGTGCTTTACTATGACGTTTTGGCTTTAATAATTTAGCAGCTGCATTATATAGTATTTTAATTATTACTTGCTTAATGAGTTTTTTGCGGTTTTTATACTTGTGATGTTATAATTGAATATTTTTAACTTATAATAGTAACTTTAAAGGTGTTTTTCGAAATTGAATAATTTTGTTAGTTCCAATGATTATTGCTATTTTAGTTAATTATTTATTTTTATCAAAAACACATAATCCTAATCAAATTTATAATATTGATTTACAGCCAGTTTGGGGATGACAAAAATTATTGAATTTCTTCTTTGGTTTAATCTTTGCTTCCTTGTTTGTTATTTTTGCTAATTCAATTTTTTGAGCACCTGGTTCTGTTCGTGGGATCTTCTTACGGTTACCACTTGTTTATAAAATTTGAACTAAACGCCAAGATAAAATGCGAATTCTACGTCGTAAAAAATATGAAGATGATTTTATTACCTTAACGGAACCAGAAATGCCATATCAAAAAATGTGAGAACGAGAAGAAACTTTACGTAAAAATACGAAAAAAATAGAGAAGGATGAACCTAATAAAGAAATTTATAAGTTAACAGGCTAAAAAATAAGTTATTACTAACTTATTTTTTAATATCACTTAAATAACCAGGATGGTATTTTTGACCATGAATAATTTTTGTAATATTATAAAGTGCATTAATAGCTTCACCAAATCCAGTTACCATATTATAATATTTTCCTTCATAATAAGCACTATTTCCAGCCGCAAATATATGAGGATGACTTGTTTGCCCAGTTGATGCAATAATAATTTTTTGCATTGGAGTTGTTGTTAAAGTTAATTGTTGTAACATTGTTGGTGAAACTTTTGCTCCATATTGAACAATAAAATAATCAGCTGTAATAGTTAATAGTTTATGTGTTGTTTCATGTTCTAATGTTAAAGCGGTAATTTTATTATCAATTGGCTCAACTGTTTTAACATGATAAGGTTTTAATTCGGTCACCTTATTTTGTTGTAATTTTTGAACATTGTTTTCTTTAGCTCGGTATAATGTTCGACGATGGATAATTGTAACATCTTTACTAATGTTATTTTTAATCAAATGATTTGCCCAATCAACAGCACTATCACCACCACCAAGAATAACAATTTTCTTGTTTGTTAAAAGAGTTGGGTTTTTAACAGCGTATCATAAGTTTTCATATTCTTGGTGAGGGTCAAGATGTTCTAGGCGAATGGGGGTAAAAACACCATTTCCACTTGTAATTAAAATTGTTTTAACTGTAAATGTTTGATTAGTTGTTAAAGTAATAGTAAAACCATCAGTTGTTGTAAGGATATTACTAATGTTAGTTTTACCAATGTATGTTATTTGCCCCGTATTTTTTTTTGTTTGGTTAATTAAATTCTCAATAAATGTTTTAGTTTTAATTTCGCCAAATCCAGGCATATCATATAATGGTTTTTCTGGATATAATTCTCATGGTTGTCCACCAGGACTATCATTTCCTTCAATTATATAGCCACTTAATCCTAACATGCCAGCACAACTTCAAGCATATAACCCAACCGGCCCAGCCCCAATAATTAAAATATCTTTCATTTATTTATAACAACCTTTCTAATTTTTTTGCACTTTAATTATTACATATTTTTCTAAAAGTCTAGCACAATAATTAATTCCTAGATATAATTAGTAAAAGAGAGTGGGATATTGATGAAAATAATTGTTAAAAATAAGATAGCAACAAAACTTTTAGCTGACAAAATTGCTACATTTTTACATCCTAATTTATGCTTATTATTAGATGGACCGTTAGCCGCTGGGAAAACAACTTTTACAAAATATTTATTAAAAGCGTTAGGGGTAACTACTCCCGTTACTTCGCCAACGTTTTTAATTATGCAACAGTATATGACAAATCAGCAAGTTATTATTAATCATATGGATTGCTATCGATTGTTAGTTTTAGAACAAGAAGAAGAGTGAGAAATGTATTTTGAACATTTTTCTGATAGTATTAATATTATTGAATGACCAGCGGGAATTAGTAACCAGTTAAGTTCAAAGTACGAGGTAATTAAAATTACCATTAAGATAATTAATGAGGATGAACGAATTTTTACGATTAAAACCAACAATAAACATTTACAAAGCGCATTAGGAAAAGAGGGATAAGATGTTAAATCTATTTATTGATACTAGTACTGATTTTTTAATTTTAATTTTAGAAAAAGAACAAAAAATCATTGCTCAAGTTCACCAAAACCATGCTCGTCGTCATACTGAAACAACATTACCAACAATTACCCAGTT from Spiroplasma kunkelii CR2-3x includes:
- the tsaE gene encoding tRNA (adenosine(37)-N6)-threonylcarbamoyltransferase complex ATPase subunit type 1 TsaE encodes the protein MKIIVKNKIATKLLADKIATFLHPNLCLLLDGPLAAGKTTFTKYLLKALGVTTPVTSPTFLIMQQYMTNQQVIINHMDCYRLLVLEQEEEWEMYFEHFSDSINIIEWPAGISNQLSSKYEVIKITIKIINEDERIFTIKTNNKHLQSALGKEG
- a CDS encoding NAD(P)/FAD-dependent oxidoreductase, with the protein product MKDILIIGAGPVGLYAWSCAGMLGLSGYIIEGNDSPGGQPWELYPEKPLYDMPGFGEIKTKTFIENLINQTKKNTGQITYIGKTNISNILTTTDGFTITLTTNQTFTVKTILITSGNGVFTPIRLEHLDPHQEYENLWYAVKNPTLLTNKKIVILGGGDSAVDWANHLIKNNISKDVTIIHRRTLYRAKENNVQKLQQNKVTELKPYHVKTVEPIDNKITALTLEHETTHKLLTITADYFIVQYGAKVSPTMLQQLTLTTTPMQKIIIASTGQTSHPHIFAAGNSAYYEGKYYNMVTGFGEAINALYNITKIIHGQKYHPGYLSDIKK
- a CDS encoding pseudouridine synthase family protein, which encodes MHSKFHTSLDAMVQHYLIQKDEYHPQDEQSFVISHVHLLAKLAQWLVIYAKNKITLDLLLAKINKKEFIEKKYLAKCEGIIQETDFTLSGYLYKDEDKQKMVFTKTEQSHAKVVKAHFKIQAQISNATWLEATLITGRKHQIRASLSYLYHPIINDVKYGTKQETKKYMIALYSITLIFHKLSDHLSYLNEKIIKIPKNIIK